In Capricornis sumatraensis isolate serow.1 chromosome 16, serow.2, whole genome shotgun sequence, a genomic segment contains:
- the LOC138093013 gene encoding olfactory receptor 51G2-like, with product MATANSSNILSSTFYLTGIPGYEEFHHWISIPFCLLYLVGIMGNCTILHIVRTDPRLHEPMYNFLAMLSLTDMGMSLPTMISLFRVLWSISREIQFNTCVVQMFFIHTFSFTESSVLLAMALDRYVAICHPLRYATILTPTLITKIGIAALLRSALPVIPLLARLAFFPFCHSHILSHSYCLHQDMIRLACADTKFNVIYGLVLITLLWGMDSLGIFVSYVFILHSVLKISSQEGRFKALNTCASHICAVLILYVPMIGLSIVHRFAKHSSPLIHIFMAHIYLLVPPVLNPIIYSVKTKQIRQGILHLLFPLSISSSVM from the coding sequence ATGGCAACTGCAAACTCCAGCAATATCTTGTCCTCCACCTTCTATCTCACAGGTATCCCTGGATATGAGGAATTTCACCACTGGATTTCCATCCCATTCTGTCTCCTCTACCTTGTTGGAATCATGGGTAACTGTACTATCCTACATATTGTCCGGACAGACCCCAGGCTCCATGAGCCCATGTATAACTTCTTGGCCATGCTTTCTCTCACTGACATGGGCATGTCCTTGCCCACAATGATATCACTCTTCAGGGTGCTGTGGTCCATATCCAGGGAGATCCAGTTCAACACTTGTGTAGTCCAAATGTTTTTCATTCACACTTTCTCCTTCACTGAGTCATCTGTGCTCTTGGCCATGGCCCTTGACCGAtatgtggccatctgccaccccCTAAGATACGCTACCATTCTCACTCCAACACTCATCACGAAAATTGGCATTGCAGCCCTGCTTAGAAGTGCCCTTCCTGTGATTCCACTTCTAGCCCGGCTGGCCTTCTTTCCCTTCTGCCACTCTCACATCCTTTCTCATTCTTACTGTCTGCACCAGGATATGATCCGCCTTGCTTGTGCTGACACTAAGTTTAATGTTATATATGGGTTAGTTCTGATCACTTTGCTGTGGGGAATGGACTCTTTGGGTATTTTTGTGTCTTATGTTTTCATCCTTCACTCAGTATTAAAAATTTCATCTCAGGAGGGGAGATTTAAGGCCCTGAACACATGTGCATCTCACATTTGTGCTGTACTTATTCTTTATGTGCCTATGATTGGGCTCTCTATTGTCCATCGTTTTGCTAAACACTCATCCCCTCTCATCCACATCTTCATGGCTCATATCTACCTGCTGGTTCCACCTGTGCTCAACCCAATCATCTATAGTGTGAAGACCAAGCAGATCCGCCAAGGAATTCTCCACCTGCTTTTCCCcctaagcatcagttcttctgtgatgTAG
- the LOC138093067 gene encoding olfactory receptor 51G2-like, with protein sequence MATANSSNILSSTFYLTGIPGYEEFHHWISIPFCLLYLVGIMANCTILHIVRTDPRLHEPMYNFLAMLSLTDMGMSLPTMISLFRVLWSISREIQFNTCVVQMFFIHTFSFTESSVLLAMALDRYVAICHPLRYATILTPTLIMKIGIAALLRSALPVIPLLARLAFFPFCHSHILSHSYCLHQDMICLACADTKFNVIYGMVMITLLWGMDSLGIFMSYVFILHSVLKISSQEGRFKALNTCASHMCAVLILYVPMIGLSIVHRFAKHSSPLIHIFMAHIYLLVPPVLNPIIYSVKTKQIRQGILHLLFPLRISSSVM encoded by the coding sequence ATGGCAACTGCAAACTCCAGCAATATCTTGTCCTCCACCTTCTATCTCACAGGTATCCCTGGATATGAGGAATTTCACCACTGGATTTCCATCCCATTCTGTCTCCTCTACCTTGTTGGAATCATGGCTAACTGTACTATTCTACATATTGTCCGGACAGACCCCAGGCTCCATGAGCCCATGTATAACTTCTTGGCCATGCTTTCTCTCACTGACATGGGCATGTCCTTGCCCACAATGATATCACTCTTCAGGGTGCTGTGGTCCATATCCAGGGAGATCCAGTTCAACACTTGTGTAGTCCAAATGTTTTTCATTCACACTTTCTCCTTCACTGAGTCATCTGTGCTCTTGGCCATGGCCCTTGACCGAtatgtggccatctgccaccccCTAAGATACGCTACCATTCTCACTCCAACACTCATCATGAAAATTGGCATTGCAGCCCTGCTTAGAAGTGCCCTTCCTGTGATTCCACTTCTAGCCCGGCTGGCCTTCTTTCCCTTCTGCCACTCTCACATCCTTTCTCATTCTTACTGTCTGCACCAGGATATGATCTGCCTTGCTTGTGCTGACACCAAGTTTAATGTTATATATGGAATGGTTATGATCACTTTGCTGTGGGGAATGGACTCTTTGGGTATTTTTATGTCTTATGTTTTCATCCTTCACTCGGTATTAAAAATTTCATCTCAGGAGGGGAGATTTAAGGCCCTGAACACATGTGCATCTCACATGTGTGCTGTACTTATTCTTTATGTGCCTATGATTGGGCTCTCTATTGTCCATCGTTTTGCCAAACACTCATCCCCCCTCATCCACATCTTCATGGCTCATATCTACCTGCTAGTTCCACCTGTGCTCAACCCAATCATCTATAGTGTGAAGACCAAGCAGATCCGCCAAGGAATTCTCCACCTGCTTTTCCCCCTAAGAATCAGTTCTTCTGTGATGTAG